A genome region from Crossiella equi includes the following:
- a CDS encoding LacI family DNA-binding transcriptional regulator translates to MTDVARLAGVSHQTVSRVLNDHPNVREQTRLRVRAAIKELGYRPNRAARALVTGKSQLIGVVTQNSTLYGPASLLSAFEEAAGEAGFAVSVGRVKVLDRESIAAAVERHRDQRVAGIVVIAPTASASDALADVPAGVPLVTVDGDPDRATPLVTVDQQAGAFAATQHLLEVGHQTVWHVSGPADWFDAAGRVQGWQRALESAKAEVPPVVAADWSAAAGYQAGQMLARMPEVTAVFAANDHLALGVLRAMSERNRRVPWEVSVVGFDDVPEAAYFIPPLTTVRPDFAAVARETLGLLLAQVSDGEAAEPRRTIAPTLIQRESVAPPS, encoded by the coding sequence ATGACCGACGTCGCGCGGCTCGCCGGGGTCTCCCACCAGACGGTGTCCCGGGTGCTCAACGACCACCCCAACGTCCGCGAGCAGACCCGGCTGCGGGTGCGTGCCGCGATCAAGGAGCTGGGCTACCGGCCCAACCGGGCGGCACGTGCCCTGGTCACCGGGAAGTCGCAGCTCATCGGCGTGGTCACGCAGAACTCCACGCTCTACGGCCCGGCCTCGCTGCTGTCGGCCTTCGAGGAGGCCGCGGGCGAGGCCGGGTTCGCGGTCAGCGTCGGCCGGGTGAAGGTGCTGGACCGCGAGTCGATCGCCGCCGCGGTGGAGCGTCACCGCGACCAGCGGGTGGCCGGGATCGTGGTGATCGCGCCCACCGCCTCGGCCAGCGACGCCCTGGCCGACGTCCCGGCCGGAGTGCCCCTGGTGACCGTCGACGGCGACCCGGACCGGGCCACCCCACTGGTCACCGTCGACCAGCAGGCTGGTGCCTTCGCCGCCACCCAGCACCTGCTGGAGGTCGGCCACCAGACGGTCTGGCACGTCTCCGGCCCCGCCGACTGGTTCGACGCCGCGGGCCGCGTCCAGGGCTGGCAACGCGCGCTGGAGTCGGCCAAGGCCGAGGTCCCACCGGTGGTGGCGGCGGACTGGAGCGCCGCGGCCGGGTACCAGGCCGGGCAGATGCTGGCCCGGATGCCCGAGGTCACCGCCGTCTTCGCGGCCAACGACCACCTGGCCCTGGGCGTGCTGCGTGCGATGAGCGAGCGCAACCGCCGCGTGCCGTGGGAGGTCAGCGTGGTCGGCTTCGACGACGTGCCCGAAGCCGCCTACTTCATCCCCCCGCTGACCACGGTCCGCCCCGATTTCGCCGCGGTGGCCAGGGAAACCCTGGGCCTGCTGCTGGCCCAGGTGAGCGACGGCGAGGCGGCGGAGCCACGGCGGACCATCGCACCCACGCTGATCCAGCGGGAGAGCGTCGCCCCGCCGTCCTGA